The nucleotide window CGCTTTTTCGGTGCATCTGTGGGAGCCGGTGGCTCAACCATGAATCAGTCAGGAGTGGCGAAACCCGACAGGACTTAAAGATCATCACCGTTTCCGATGAATCGCTCCCTCTTGCGCTCTCCTGTTCCAACCCTGCCGTTTCCCGGATACCTGTTCCGCCTTTCTCCCTTGCGGGAAGTGTGGCGCTTTCTCATAGCTCACACTCTGGTATCTCGGCTCGGTGTAGGTCGTTCGCTCCAAGCTGGGCTGTAAGCAAGAACCCCCCGTTCAGCCCGACTGCTGCGCCTTATCCGGTAACTGTTCACTTGAGTCCAACCCGGAAAAGCACGCAAAACGCCACTGGCAGCAGCCATTGGTAACTGGGAGTTCGCAGAGGATTTGTTTAGCTAAACACGCGGTTGCTCTTGAAGTGTGCGCCAAAGTCCGGCTACACTGGAAGGACAGATTTGGTTGCTGTGCTCTGCGAAAGCCAGTTACCACGGTTAAGCAGTTCCCCAACTGACTTAACCTTCGATCAAACCACCTCCCCAGGTGGTTTTTTCGTTTACAGGGCAAAAGATTACGCGCAGAAAAAAAGGATCTCAAGAAGATCCTTTGATCTTTTCTACTGAACCGCGATCCCCGTCAGTTCAGAGGAGGACGATGGTGCCACCGTTCCACCCTGAACATCCCGGATATAGTTTGCCTGACATGCGACCAGAAGAAAGCCTGAAAAAATCAATATAAAAAGAAAAACAACCTTTACCTTTTTCATATACCTTCCCTGTATTTAAAAACCCCGGTATTCATCCCTGAACACCGGAAGTCTGTATTTCAAATCATCCTTGATAACTTTTGCTTACCAGTTACCATCCCGGTAAACAAAGGATACAAAGTAATCAAATTTACTAATATCGATTACATTTTTAAAGTGTGGCTGTAATATCGAAACCCATGATTTTTCAACATCAAACCAACCATTATTAATATTATCCTTTAAAGGCATCCCCAGACTTTCAATGACAGAACCATCATCACCGAAGTCTTTTGAGTATTCACCACCTTTAAACTCTTCGGTTTTCTTATCAAACCAATGAATATGTAATTTAAGCCCCATATTTACCTCTTAAAGATATTTTTTAATGTTTCGTTTTGGATCCGGCCCTTTAACCTGCTTACCCGTTTTTGGATCGAATGCCCCGAGGTGTTCGCCATCACTGGCGCGGTACCCTTCAAGCTCACCGTGCTGGGAATCCCATTCATAAATTTTACGCTTTTTATCACCATACCATCGGGCCCGCTTACCACCACCACCTTGTTTAGGGGTTTTAGGTTTACCCTCTTTCAACTCTCCCAACCCCTTAATATCTTCAGTCTTGGGATCAGGAAAATAATCATGGCCGTAATCTTTAGTTCCCTTACGAGGTTTTTTCTTTTCCTCATTTAATTTATTTTCTGCATCCTTCGCTTTTTTCTCCTTTTGTTTCCGGCTCTCCATCGCCCCGGAAAGCGCAGCCTTATCCCTGGATAAGGATTCATTCATTTCGTTTAAAGATGTCTGGGCAGCTTTTAATTTCTCATTCTGATTCTGAATATCCTTATCAAGATAGCGAACCTGATCCTGCCACCCGGAGCCATATTCATGAGGCGGGTTATAAGTCACAAAATCATCTTTATTTGCCTCTGCCTCTTTTACCTTTTTATCGGCTTCCTGAACAGCAGCCCTTGCACCGGGGATCGCCTTCTCTGTCGATGCAATGCGACTGTTTAAGGTCGCAATATTTTTATCTTCAGCATCCAGCTCAGCTTTCGCTTTATCATACTCTCTTTTCAGCCCCTCTTCCGGGTGAGCAGCGTCCCATGCCTGCTGGCGACGCTTTTCTTCCTCCAGACGCTGTTTTACCTGTGCCGGAGTAAGAACATCCGTCACCGACACATAGACCGGTTTCTGTCCGCTCTCTTTCGGGAAACGAATAACGGCCTCACGGGAGTTACCACCGGCCGTAAAACCAGCCGGACGTGAATCACCTTTTTCAGCAATAATGCCTTTTGGCGGGGCTTTCGCGGCCGGAACACCTTTAGGTACGCTCACCTGCAGAGA belongs to Citrobacter koseri ATCC BAA-895 and includes:
- a CDS encoding colicin-like bacteriocin tRNase domain-containing protein, encoding MSGGDGRGPGNSGLGHNGGQASGNVNGTSGKGGPSSGGGTDPNSGPGWGTTHTPNGDIHNYNPGEFGNGGSKPGGNGGNSGNHSGSSGGGQSSATAMAFGLPALATPGAEGLALSVSGDALSAAVADVLAALKGPFKFGLWGIAIYGVLPSEIAKDDPKMMSKIVTSLPADTVTETPVSSLPLDQATVSVTKRVADIVKDERQHIAVVTGRPMSVPVVDAKPTKRPGVFSVSIPGLPSLQVSVPKGVPAAKAPPKGIIAEKGDSRPAGFTAGGNSREAVIRFPKESGQKPVYVSVTDVLTPAQVKQRLEEEKRRQQAWDAAHPEEGLKREYDKAKAELDAEDKNIATLNSRIASTEKAIPGARAAVQEADKKVKEAEANKDDFVTYNPPHEYGSGWQDQVRYLDKDIQNQNEKLKAAQTSLNEMNESLSRDKAALSGAMESRKQKEKKAKDAENKLNEEKKKPRKGTKDYGHDYFPDPKTEDIKGLGELKEGKPKTPKQGGGGKRARWYGDKKRKIYEWDSQHGELEGYRASDGEHLGAFDPKTGKQVKGPDPKRNIKKYL
- a CDS encoding cloacin immunity family protein, whose translation is MGLKLHIHWFDKKTEEFKGGEYSKDFGDDGSVIESLGMPLKDNINNGWFDVEKSWVSILQPHFKNVIDISKFDYFVSFVYRDGNW
- a CDS encoding colicin release lysis protein, encoding MKKVKVVFLFILIFSGFLLVACQANYIRDVQGGTVAPSSSSELTGIAVQ